TTATTGTGTGggggatgcattatttaggaatatatagttatgtaaatgtaaatgagGAGACCACATTCTACTTACCCTCCTTTACTACTTACTTTGCTTCTTTTGTATTTACCTGTACCagatctaaatccaaaaaatatcaagttgttgatttgaactgcttactttcactttggtttcaCAGAAGAAAAGCGGAAGTAgttattgtcaagtcgtacataacatttgtttaaaattatgtttttttaacgatatattaaaaattactcAACTAATTAACTTGAAAATTAACAGGGTTTGTCCTTTTACCAAGCCAAATAAGTGTACGACGTTTGATACATATCCATGCAAGGGGTTTCTTTTAAACTTGCTTCCAAACTGAACACACatatacacacacacgcacagcaTCGACGcaatatccccttcgcaacaaggtGCGCTAGGGGATAATTAAGAGCTAAGGAATCATGCTTTCCATATTAGGAGGTGATCAAATGTGGTCGGTGGTGATctaatccaataaagcccaaatgGAGTTTGGAAATATTTGATCACGCCCAATCCTATTTGatcattttattatattcaaaaaaatgtttccttACTACTTATATTGTAAAAGTTTAAGCAATTATACTTTTAACCATTACAAAAAAGTCATAAATGACGTGTTTTGGACCAAACattacaaaattgattcgtagtgttatcacacaCATACGGAAGCGTATAAGTGCCACATAtgcacttcacatttttttatttttcacactttaatctgtaaattttacacttgtTTAAACCATGCATTGCTCAACAGCCGAAAAATTTATAACTATAAATTAAGACTTTTGGCCAATAAGCTAGTGAGAGATATTTTtgatttcggggggggggggggggggctaaccattttttcaaaacagtcttttatccgACCTTCATATTGGGACAGggataaaaaaatctaataagATTTGacttaaataacaaaatttagatAAAGGACGTCCTTTACACCCTCTTACtggtttaataaaatcattgtaATCATTTTCTACTCAGCTGCAACAAAAAAGAATTAAGGCCGTGTTCATGTATAAATCATCCGATtcagtttaaatttttcatcCCTTTTCAAAATATCCAGCAATgtagttttatttctttttcaattataaAGTATAGGTTAAAATAacaaactagacacgatctcgtaacgagtaacgagtaggtcttccgttcaattttgaaacgatacgattaaagtatcaatgaaatttcagaatttccccTCAACCCCTCCCTTTAAGATAaagtatacgattgtcaatatcgtttaaaatgttttacaaagtGTTAAGCTTTTTCACATtcaagatttaagattttagttccttaaaatcccttattacgtcatcaatgggtgtggcaatgagtttttcaaactgatattgttacgatcaacaacttaattgctataatgcattacaaaatcttgatcgtttttaaggtatgtgtaatagactttacgcgTATCTTTGCCCCTAATTTCAGGAGCTAGCCCCTTTTCGTGGGGTTATTTGAAAGATCTtatgaatactaacattttttgttcttacactcatctaaaattgttgattatttttgagatacaaatgattgactATTTTAGgagccagccctctagatccttaatgggaacAGACACTGGTGTTCTGATTAATgtaatcgattagaatcataaATGCAAACGTTTTCTcctctacaatgcttaacaaaatatgtctccttctcttgatatattgcgtcaaagtttaagtacgtTGGCCCCtcaaaatccctaattacgtaaaaaAATTgacgtggcaatgattttacctgatagatattgttacgatcaacaactttgcttctataaaattatacaaagtctttatcgtttttaagttatttgtaattcCGTtttaaacggaagaccttagAATGAAACAATTCGGACACGatgcacatgtatatacaaaaaaatagatTCAACATTTCAGTattataagagagagagagagagagagagagagagagagagagagagagagagagagagagatattatgTTGATGTCCATGCAATAAACCTACCATATTTTATAAGTTTTAGAATATCCCCGGAACAGTTGCGTAAGGTTATAAGACGGACTTCCGGGCCAACCGATGGTGTCACCGTTTTGCTTATAGCTCAGATCCGCGATTCTAGGCAGAGTCTTGACTAAAGTGCTCATCatagcaaagaaaaaaacacaaagATTTACGTGACGTTCCATCTTATTCACAAAGCCTTGTCCTTTTTTCTCCATTCTTTCGATAAAAACTGGACAAATTATCAACTTTGACAAAAACTGATTTCTTATTCTCAAACAGGTTTACATAACTTGATGTGCCTTAATTATGTACAACGGGAACCTAAAGATGCCAACTTAAATCTGACACGAACCTTGAGATTTTTCTAGACTCAATTGCACACATATAAGTCATAAACTTATTCCTTGCGTTGTCCTAGATTTTCTACATACATTGCTCTTTTGGTACATTTTCTGTTCCGAATTGCATCGGATGCATTggcttttatatcatattacCCCCACTTACCCCGACTTAGAAGGTtggtaaaatttgatattttgattgtacaaacgatttcaaaatttaagtattttatcGGTTTTTGAATCGTTTCTAAATCATGTAAATGATTTTCTAATTCGTATGAACGATtttattttatccaaaaaaaaagaaaaaaaagaaaagaaataaaaatgaaatggcAGCGTTATCTGCACTAAAGAAAAATACTCTCAATATACCATCCAAATAAAAGGTCGTTTGTCTATCGTGTCGTTCTACTCCTCGTTATGTGAAAGTAACAATTCTCACTAgaatgttatcttttttttggTCAACAACATATATTTAATACCTGTGAAAAGAAGCTGATTTAATGACGTAATAGGAATAATAGTGTCATTAAACAAGACCTTGAAcgttgggtagttgtgtcagaCAGCAATTTGACGTCTATTTTAATGTCGGTTATTCGTCATggctcattgaaatcaacaaaagTAATTTTTCTAATTACGCAGAAAACCTCCACTATTCTATTTGTTTTTTTGGAGAGAGGttcacattttcattaaaaaatccagAAGCTTTTAATGACGCACATGTATACACATCTGATCAAAAGTGCTTCTAGAAACCTGACgttattgtatataaattatatggtgtcttaatttttatatctacatgtacacgtataaaCCGCCACCAGAGCCCTGCATCTGTTTTTAAGCCAAATTGaagttatcaataaaatatgaataacaaAGGTGTTAGGATAAGACCGGTGATCTATCGATGTTTAAGTAATAATGCGTCCTAGGCAATAAGATAAATTTATGGTTGattatttattgtttgataTATTCTTTCACTGAAGGTATTATCATACATGCACCTTAGCTTGTTTAATTTAATCTGAACACAAAGTTGTTAATGACAtaagttactttttttttacgaataattgtatgtacatgtataataaaatattatttttattgttttaattttgtttttgctgtatttcaaaaaatatcccAGTATTCcacaaaaatgacaatttttaaagagtttcatAAAGGCAATTCAGCCAAATAATTACTTGACGAAGGATGTcaactttttttatatgttagAACACTGCAAAATCctcttatattaaaatataaaacaagaagTATTACAAAGTTAAAATCTGTTTTTCAAAGGCAAAATATTGATACAGCAACAGTTGAGTAGTAAtcgtgaaaatgattttttttattatttagatcATTACTTTATACcttatgatattatttttttacgaaTAAGACGACAGAGAGCTTGGAGCTGATCAGGATTGCAGCGGGGGTCGTTTTTGTTTGATTCATCATCAAATGTCGCGAAGACGCGCGCTGGTCCTCCACTTCCGTCAAAAATGTTCAGGACCGGCAGGTAAATCGTGCTTCCGTTTTCCGGAACTTTATCCAAATTGGCCACGTTTTCGATTCCCACGACGTCGTTTTCCCCCATTATGACGTGGCATGGATAGTTTGTGGTCTGTCCGTAATCTGTGGAAGGCGTGTCCACGCCTACAGCATTGACCTGTCGCTTGTTTATCAACCACTTGACCGTGTCTTCGTGCCAGCCTGGGAAATGAAACGTGGAAACATCGGTGGGCGTGCTTGTCCCAAACACGAGGGACTTGTTTGGGTATCTGCTTGACCAACCGGAATTCATCACGACTATGGCATGTCGAGGCATTTTTCCGTTCTTCTTCTCCCACGTCAACAAGTCAGCGACCGATACCCTGAAAAAAAggtagaattaaaaaaatgaccTACTTATTCCATTCAATGGATTTGAGGAAGTATTTCGCTTTAGCTTTCTTTTAAAAGGTTAGGTAAGCAAAAAATGTCTTGTTATTGTTCTCTTATATCGTCTTATACTACTAGGTTACCTGTAATCTGGATTATTTTCGACTTTGGATTTTACATCGATGATTACTCCTGGTCCATACAGTTTTTCCATTGGAATTTGATCTGTCCTCCACGTTCCTTGGACACTGTGCGCAGGTGCATCAATATGAGTACCCATGTGTTCCGGCATTGcgaaatgattgttttcaagcCTTAAGTTAAAACAAAAACCGTACAACAATCATTATAGTCATTTACATAACCTGTCCGTGTCATAGCTGGACTTGCTTAAGCCTATGTGTTGttgtaaatgtttttatatttctctcaaatttttctgggtttttgaTGTGTTgcagaaaattttatttcagttttcttCACCATTCTTTAATGTCTGTACTGAAGAAAACACtaatattttaacaaagaaCCTTGAAAAAGTCTAGTATTTGTGCGTTTTTGAAAATAGAGCTTgcgtttttaaacaaatatattcttGATAATGACAGAGTATCTATTAGCTTCCGACTAGTAGAATATGTTAGGTATCGTATAAGGACTCTCATTTGCGATTACATCGCatctaaaaaatacaattacaatGTTTCTAGCTAATAGATAGGTTTATTATATGTGCAATGAAGATCAATACAATaggtttgaaatatatttgaaatatatacaaCTTTTTTCACCTCCATCTcgtaaaataaatgcaaaaaaaaaaaaaataaaaaaaataaaaaaatgaaaaccctttttttttagttctatAACTTCTTTAGCTTGGcttgttatttttgaaatacaaaatgatagaagaagaaaaaaaacccaaacattaAAGCCTCATTTATTTTCCGTCACATTATTAAAGCATCTTTTTACAGATCGACATTCCCTTGTGTCCATATGTTcacatataaaatttacaaatactaTAAAGTTTATAATGagctttttaatatttaacatgACGTAAACGGGAAGAAATTTAAAAGTTAGATGTCCGCTTTCTTAGAAAGTAGAAAattgtaagagagagagagagagagagagagagagagagagagagagagagagaagaaagaggtttagcattttttttacaaaccatGCACTGTCATAAAAGCCTCGGTCAAGCACGGTGAATTGATACGGAGGGTTCCCAGGCCAGGTAATGgaatcattattttgtttatgacTCAGATCCACAATTCTAGGAACAGCTTGGACTATAATAGCCGTGGTAATCAAGAAAAGAACACAACCACTCCAATTCTGCGATctcatgttttaaattattttcctctttttatCAACGTACCGATACGTCGCTTCTTTGAAACTGTTATGTTGTTTACTCGAATGatgtttcttttatatatattttaaaatttgtgttcaatttcataaaatatgcaATTGACGTAGAAACATTATGTTTAATACGCAAATTAACTTTCTTTTTACAGCATGAACAATTACTTTAACCATTAAGGAAACGTTTTAATGTGCTGGGTATAAAGACTGATcaggatttgaaaaaaaattaataaaatatgggGAAATGGTAGAGGTGATTGAGATAAACAAACATTGTTCTATTTAATAGTGATAAGTAGTATCCGGCTtagctaaaattaaaaataaactatcTCTATGCTTTTGACTTCTACTACGCAGTTAGGTGTAGATATATTTCCTTTATGTAAATTCAGAATTCGTTGAGGCATTAATGCATTATTCAGTGCTTTAAATTAGATAATCCAGTATTAAGAAAGTTTGTTGGAAACCGAAATGGCAAATGGCATTGATGGGACAATCTGCGAAATGAACACTCCCTTCATTTCCTATCTTCGTGACAGGAATGTAAAAATTCGTAAAGTATGATACAATTTCAAGTGATATAATAAAACTATTCGTTTAATTATTAAGTCCATAAGCATTGTCTGATGTACCATTTTAATACATGCATTGATCTTGAACATTGTACTAAATTGCTATTGTTGAATCATCAAAGTtgcatttttaagatttgagctattcattttcaaaattctattttttcatcatttatggTCAAAACAGTTAATTTAGGtatttttatgatacatgtgTAACTACAATTTAAATACCATTTGAAAAGTTTCACAATGCTCACATTTTTTGCAGACGATTATTCAAGTTTACAAGTACATTTATGTACCggggtaattaaaaaaatagaattaatggcctttttgtttttattttaaagaaaaatacaatggTTGATTTTATGTCGACTAATTATCTGAGTCAAATAATTGATACACCTGGCATACGCTTTGTTCAGTCCATTAAAAGACGTATTTGTAttcaatttcttaaaatatcaaCATCAAGAGTCAGATAATGTCAAACTCCTTTACCGTCGCTTATTGTCCATAACTTTAAAAATCCACACATACAGTTCAGAGCAAACAGAATTGGTTTAAAAAAGGCTTTATTATTCGACAAGCCCAGtctttttacaaagaaaatcgGAAAGGTACGAATAAAGACTTCTTAttctttttgtttcattttgtttcattttgacTTTAAACACCTGgcacaaatttaatttttttttcgctaACTTCTTTCATAGTTAAAATTAATAGATCAATACGCCGGTCTTCTTGGTCAGCCTGAGGGAGGACGATCAAACATAAAGAGAAATCTCCagtcttttttatttgaataacgAAATACCAGACATTTATAGAAGAAAAATAACACATTGGATAGATAATCAGGAATAAAGATATGTGTAATCATCAATTGTCGGTGAATGGGAAATCCActatttcattgttgatttGTTGCTTACGGAGCAGTACATTTCAGGTAAGaactttttgatatttttccccATTATATTCTGTTTAAAGAAATGAGGTTGATTACCTTTAAAATTGATCAATTAAATAACAATTGATTTGGAtgtatttacattctactgtgtttttccattaaattccgtgatgtttaaatgcctctaaatgcaacacttATTCagtgcgtatgaatttacaagtaatttacataagcaGTTCTCAAatagtgatttctatgttatcggtaaaaaaaaagtatttcataaatgttgtcaaaacaccatgttttataattattcaacaaaacagttgactttattattaaaagcaacatttcaatagttatttttcatggataaTATTTTCaggctcgtcgatctcatctcaacagtctctgtgataaccagtttaaaccggttttacaaatcagctgttcttgctgtaaCTAATTTACTCCCTTCGCACTTTATACCTGCactttatatcaatttatttaagtaaacaattgatttcttcagtaagggaatgtaaatataagcattaaatgatctatttttgacgtcgtcatgtcaataactgccgtcaggtgagcagacaaattatcataacgcgctaacgcgtgTTATTCAATTTTTCTGCTCACCTGAcagcagttattgacacgacgacgtgaaaaatatatcattcaatgctatattaacAAGTAATTGATTACAAGCTGATTTCATCCAATCTTAAAAGTAATTGATTACATTTTACGTTTCAGTGTTTGTTCcaaaaggaaaataatttttttcttgaaaaaggatacaattttaatttaacgGATAAAACAGAAAACTGTTCACAAATATTTGACTGTGTTGACATGTGTTGAACGTTTTAGACAACAAATGTGCTTAAAATGTATATACTTGGTTTTACTTAGGGAGACTGGCTGGTCAACAAAGTAACCCTCAGATCTACCTAAAATATTAAACTATgattgttatgaaatatttgttagaacccccccccccccaaaaaaaatccatatgtCTTTCCTTCAAAATTTGGGTAGATTCGGTATTTc
The window above is part of the Magallana gigas chromosome 10, xbMagGiga1.1, whole genome shotgun sequence genome. Proteins encoded here:
- the LOC105317441 gene encoding isatin hydrolase isoform X6, which translates into the protein MRSQNWSGCVLFLITTAIIVQAVPRIVDLSHKQNNDSITWPGNPPYQFTVLDRGFYDSAWLENNHFAMPEHMGTHIDAPAHSVQGTWRTDQIPMEKLYGPGVIIDVKSKVENNPDYRVSVADLLTWEKKNGKMPRHAIVVMNSGWSSRYPNKSLVFGTSTPTDVSTFHFPGWHEDTVKWLINKRQVNAVGVDTPSTDYGQTTNYPCHVIMGENDVVGIENVANLDKVPENGSTIYLPVLNIFDGSGGPARVFATFDDESNKNDPRCNPDQLQALCRLIRKKIIS
- the LOC105317441 gene encoding isatin hydrolase isoform X5, with the translated sequence MAVFLNLCVLFLTASIVLVQAAHRIVDLSHKQDGNSLTWPGNPSYNFTQLFRGFAELYGFWLENNHFAMPEHMGTHIDAPAHSVQGTWRTDQIPMEKLYGPGVIIDVKSKVENNPDYRVSVADLLTWEKKNGKMPRHAIVVMNSGWSSRYPNKSLVFGTSTPTDVSTFHFPGWHEDTVKWLINKRQVNAVGVDTPSTDYGQTTNYPCHVIMGENDVVGIENVANLDKVPENGSTIYLPVLNIFDGSGGPARVFATFDDESNKNDPRCNPDQLQALCRLIRKKIIS